The DNA sequence TAAGATACACCTGCTCTCGCCGAGCATAATCGATTCGATAAAGAACCTGAAGAAGGAGATCCTCTCCTCAAAAACGGTAAGCCTCGATGTCGAAGAGGCGCTTATAGCGCTCAGTATAAGCGCGACCACCAACCCGGCCGCGCAGGAAGCGATGGAGAAACTGAAAGAGCTGAAGGGCTGCGAGGTCCATCTTACGCACATGCCGACATCCGGCGATGAGGCGGGACTTCGCAAGCTGGGAGTGAACCTGACAAGCGAACCGAATTTCGCGACAAAGAACCTGTTTGAGTCCTAAGGAATATGCCCGACATAAAAGACCTTAAAGAAAAAGCGCGCAAGCTCAGGATCGACATCCTCGAGACCATCGCCGGGGCCGGAAGCGGCCACCCCGGGGGTTCGCTCTCCTGTGTAGAGATCCTCGTCGGCCTGTATTATTATAAATTGAGGCACAAACCCTGTGACCCGGCCTGGGACGGAAGGGACAGGTTCATAATGTCGAAGGGGCATGCCAGCGCCGCGCTTTATTCGATCCTCGCGTCCTGCGGGTATTTTCCGAAGGAAGAGCTGAAAAATTACAGGAAGCTGGGCAGTATGCTACAGGGGCATGCCTATTCAGGCGTCCCGGGGGTCGAATTCTCTACAGGATCCCTCGGCGAAGGCCTGTCCGTAGCCAACGGGATGGCTCTCGGAGCGAAAATAAAAAAGAAGGATTTTAAAGTATACTGCCTGCTCGGAGACGGCGAGATGCAGGAAGGCCAGGTCTGGGAGGCGGCGATGACCGCAGCGCAGCATAAGCTCGACAACCTCTGCGCCATAGTCGATCATAATGGCGTCCAGCAGAACGGGCCTGTCGCCCGGATAAAAAATGAGGACCCTCTGGCCGTGAGGCTGAGGGATTTCGGCTGGAACGCACTGGATATAAACGGCCACGACCCCGAGGATGTGATAAAGGCATTGGACCTCTTCGGCCAGGCGGCAGGTAAACCGACCGCCATAGTAGCGCACACGATAAAAGGCAAGGGCGTCTCTTTCATGGAGGGCGACCCTAAGTGGCACGGTAAGGCGCCGGATAAGGAAGAACTTTCGAAGGCGCTTGAAGAGATCAAAAGGGAGAAGATATGACGGCCGGGATGAAAGGCCCTGCGGGGTCCAAGGCGACCCGCGACGGTTTCGGCGAAGCGCTCCTGCAGCTGGGGCGGGAGAATAAAGATATAGTCGTCTTGTCCGGCGACCTCGAGGATTCCACGCGCGCCGAATATTTCAAGAAGGAATTCCCGGAGAGATTTTTTAATCTCGGCATAGCCGAGCAGGATATCGCCGGGACAGCCGCGGGGTTAAGCAAGGTAGGGCTGGTCCCGTTCATTTGTTCTTTCGCGGCCTTCTGGGCCAACGCGTTCGGCGTCTTCAGGGTGAGCGTCTGTTACAATAATTGCAACGTAAAGATCGTCGGGACGCACAGCGGGATATCGGTCGGGCCGGACGGCGCTACTGCGCAGGCTCTCGAGGATATAGCCGCGATGACGGCCCTTCCTAATATGTCTGTCGTCTGCCCGGCCGACGCGGCTGAAGCGGAAAAAGCCACAAGGGCCATCGCCGCCATAGACGGGCCGATATATCTCAGGTTAGGGAGGGAGGCCGTGCCGTCCGTGACGGATAAAGAAAAGCCGTTTATCTTCGGAAAGGCCTGCGTATTGAAGGACGGCGCCGGCGCCGCTATCATCGCGTGCGGGCATATGGTATCCGAATCGCTGAAAGCCGCGGAAAAACTTTCGAAAGAAGGGATAGAAGCGCGCGTAATAAATATGCACACGATCAAGCCTATCGACCGGGAAGAGGTGGTCAAGGCCGCGAAAGAGGCCGGCGCTATCGTGACCGCCGAGGAGCACCAGGTAAACGGCGGCCTCGGAAGCGCTGTTGCCGGGGTCCTGGCCTGCGAATGCCCGGTCCCGCTGGAAATGGTCGCGGTCCGCGACGCGTTCGGGGAGTCGGGCGAAGGTGAAGAATTATTGAAGAAATATAACCTGAAGGAAGATGATATAATAAAAGCCGTTAAAAGAGCCGTTTCTCGAAAAAATGGGGGTGGGTGATGAGCGGATTGTTCGGCGTAGTGTCAAAGGGGGACTGCGCGGAGATACTTTTTTACGGGACCGACTACCATACGCACATGGG is a window from the Candidatus Omnitrophota bacterium genome containing:
- a CDS encoding transketolase — translated: MPDIKDLKEKARKLRIDILETIAGAGSGHPGGSLSCVEILVGLYYYKLRHKPCDPAWDGRDRFIMSKGHASAALYSILASCGYFPKEELKNYRKLGSMLQGHAYSGVPGVEFSTGSLGEGLSVANGMALGAKIKKKDFKVYCLLGDGEMQEGQVWEAAMTAAQHKLDNLCAIVDHNGVQQNGPVARIKNEDPLAVRLRDFGWNALDINGHDPEDVIKALDLFGQAAGKPTAIVAHTIKGKGVSFMEGDPKWHGKAPDKEELSKALEEIKREKI
- a CDS encoding transketolase C-terminal domain-containing protein: MTAGMKGPAGSKATRDGFGEALLQLGRENKDIVVLSGDLEDSTRAEYFKKEFPERFFNLGIAEQDIAGTAAGLSKVGLVPFICSFAAFWANAFGVFRVSVCYNNCNVKIVGTHSGISVGPDGATAQALEDIAAMTALPNMSVVCPADAAEAEKATRAIAAIDGPIYLRLGREAVPSVTDKEKPFIFGKACVLKDGAGAAIIACGHMVSESLKAAEKLSKEGIEARVINMHTIKPIDREEVVKAAKEAGAIVTAEEHQVNGGLGSAVAGVLACECPVPLEMVAVRDAFGESGEGEELLKKYNLKEDDIIKAVKRAVSRKNGGG